In Ureibacillus thermophilus, the genomic stretch TCGGCTATGAAGATTCGCGGAAAAGCAAAAATTTATACAGCTCATGGCATTATCGAAAGTCAGTCAAAAAAATAAAATGCTTTGTATGACGACTGTAATAACTGCAAGAGTCAGTGTTTAAATGTGGAATGGAGTAATACCTATGGATACATCATATATTGAAAAGCATATCGAACAATTGAAAAATGATATTTATCAAAAGGTGCATCAGAAAACACTTGTGAAATATACAGGTAATCCATTGGTGGATGAAAATCAATTATTTTATTTGCTGTTGCCGTTTTTTAACGGGGAATTCTGGAATGATGATATATATAAAGGGATTATTGCGGTAGGGATTGTACAAGCATCCCTTGCGAAACATAACCTCGTTGACGAGTATAATGCAACAACTAAAGAGCAACAGCTGACAGTGCTTTCTGGCGATTATTACAGTGGTCGGTATTATGAAATTTTAGCGAAATCCGGTAATATTTCATTAATTCGTCAACTTTCTGAAAGCGTTATATTAAGATCTGAACATGAAGTTCGAGTATATGAACCAATCCCTTATGCCATCGATGATTGGTTTGAAAGCTTATCAGTGATTGAATCAGAATGTATCAGTAGATTTTATCAAATATACAATTTCAATAAGTATGCTAAAATCATGCAACATCATTTATTAATTCTTCGATTACAAAATGAACTACTAAACTATAGAAAAGGTAATAGCTCTCTGATTTTACAAAAAATGATCGAAAGTTTTGAATCGGGTAATTCAATACAATTTGAACAGATGCTTCAAACTAAAATTGATGAGCTTATTCATCAATTGCAGGAATTGCTACGCATCTCTTCTATGAAAGCTGAATTGAAACAATACATTGCAGAACAGTTGATTAGAGAGAGTTAGAAAGGTTATGAAAATAATGGAAAAATCCAAAGAGCAACGTGTCCATGAAGTTTTTGAGAAAATTTATAAAAATTACGATAAAATGAATTCCGTGATCAGCTTCAATCTTCATGTCCGTTGGCGTGAAGATATCATGAAGCGAATGAAAGTAAAACCAGGATCCAAATGTTTAGATGTTTGTTGCGGTACAGCCGATTGGACGGTTGCCTTAGCAAAGGCAACTGGTGAAAATGGCGTCGTCAAAGGGCTCGATTTCAGCAAAAATATGTTGAAAATTGGGGCTGAAAAAGTAAAGCCCTATCCTCAAGTGGAGTTAATCCATGGAAATGCAATGGAACTTCCCTTTGAAGATAATACCTTTGACTACGTTACCATTGGATTTGGGTTAAGAAATGTACCGGATTATATGCAGGTTTTAAAGGAAATGCATCGCGTGTTAAAACCGGGCGGAATGGTTGTTTGTTTAGATACATCTCAGCCGGAAATTCCCGTATATAAACAATTGTTCCGTTTTTATTTTCGATACATCATGCCTTTATTTGGAAAAATTTTTGCAAAAAGTTATGAAGAATATTCATGGCTGCAAGAATCCGCAAGCACTTTCCCTGGAATGAAAAAACTTGCCAAAATGTTTGAAGAAGCGGGATTTGTAAACGTCTCATACAAAAGCTATAGCGGTGGAGCAGCAGCAATGCATATGGGATTTAAAAAAGAAGGTTAGGGAGAGGTTAGCGAGTGGAAAAGATGAAATTAAAAATGCTCTATTCCGATTTTAAACCGGATATAGACATCATCGAAAAAGAATTAGAAAAAGCGCTCTATTCAACGTCGAATGTAGTAAACGACGCCTCTCTCCATCTATTGCATGCGGGCGGCAAAAGAATTCGCCCACTTTTTGTTTTAATGAGTGCAAAATTTGGTCAATATAATATTGAACGAATGAAATATGCTGCTGTTCCCCTTGAATTGATTCATATGGGTTCTCTCGTACATGATGATGTCATCGACCATTCCGACATGAGACGGGGGCGTCCTACCGTTCGTTCTCAATGGAATAATCGGGTTGCGATGCTTACAGGAAATTTTATTTTTGGACGCGCCATTCAATATGTATCGCATATTGAGAATCCAAAGGCCCATCAAATTTTAGCACGGACGATGGTTGAAATCTGCAATGGAGAAATCATCCAAATTGAAGATAAATACCGCTTAAATCAAAACTTGAAAGATTATTTCCGCCGCATCAAACGGAAAACGGCCATCCTTATTGAATCAAGCTGTGAAGTGGGGGCCGTTGTGGCTAATGTGGATCCGGTCAATACAAAACGGTTAAAACGATTCGGCTATTATGTCGGCATGAGTTATCAAATTGTGGATGACGTATTGGATTTTATATCAACAGATAAACAATTAGGGAAACCAGCAGGAAGCGATTTATTGCAGGGAAACATTACACTGCCGATTTTGCTGATGAAAGATCATCCGAAAATTACTCGATTT encodes the following:
- a CDS encoding heptaprenyl diphosphate synthase component 1, translating into MDTSYIEKHIEQLKNDIYQKVHQKTLVKYTGNPLVDENQLFYLLLPFFNGEFWNDDIYKGIIAVGIVQASLAKHNLVDEYNATTKEQQLTVLSGDYYSGRYYEILAKSGNISLIRQLSESVILRSEHEVRVYEPIPYAIDDWFESLSVIESECISRFYQIYNFNKYAKIMQHHLLILRLQNELLNYRKGNSSLILQKMIESFESGNSIQFEQMLQTKIDELIHQLQELLRISSMKAELKQYIAEQLIRES
- a CDS encoding demethylmenaquinone methyltransferase — translated: MEKSKEQRVHEVFEKIYKNYDKMNSVISFNLHVRWREDIMKRMKVKPGSKCLDVCCGTADWTVALAKATGENGVVKGLDFSKNMLKIGAEKVKPYPQVELIHGNAMELPFEDNTFDYVTIGFGLRNVPDYMQVLKEMHRVLKPGGMVVCLDTSQPEIPVYKQLFRFYFRYIMPLFGKIFAKSYEEYSWLQESASTFPGMKKLAKMFEEAGFVNVSYKSYSGGAAAMHMGFKKEG
- the hepT gene encoding heptaprenyl diphosphate synthase component II, which translates into the protein MEKMKLKMLYSDFKPDIDIIEKELEKALYSTSNVVNDASLHLLHAGGKRIRPLFVLMSAKFGQYNIERMKYAAVPLELIHMGSLVHDDVIDHSDMRRGRPTVRSQWNNRVAMLTGNFIFGRAIQYVSHIENPKAHQILARTMVEICNGEIIQIEDKYRLNQNLKDYFRRIKRKTAILIESSCEVGAVVANVDPVNTKRLKRFGYYVGMSYQIVDDVLDFISTDKQLGKPAGSDLLQGNITLPILLMKDHPKITRFIERASKGLVTEEERKEMLKIVRSSDAIEKALKISDQYLAKAMKEVEQLPENPVKKKLKEVALFIGKRKF